The following are encoded in a window of Zymoseptoria tritici IPO323 chromosome 4, whole genome shotgun sequence genomic DNA:
- a CDS encoding v-type proton ATPase subunit B, with the protein MAKEQDVDPRMMSVTPRIRYNTIGGVNGPLVILENVKFPQFNEIVAITLPDGTERSGQVLEARGNRAVVQVFEGTTGIDVKKTKVEFTGHSLKLGVSEDMLGRVFDGSGRAIDKGPKVLAEDYLDINGSPINPYSRVYPEEMISTGISAIDTMNSIARGQKIPIFSAAGLPHNEIAAQICRQAGLVQPTKGVHDGHSDNFSIVFGAMGVNLETSRFFTKDFEENGSMERVTLFLNLANDPTIERIITPRLALTTAEYYAYQLEKHVLVILTDLTSYCDALREVSAAREEVPGRRGYPGYMYTDLSTIYERAGRVQGRNGSITQIPILTMPNNDITHPIPDLTGYITEGQIFVDRELHNKGIYPPINVLPSLSRLMKSAIGEGHTRKDHSDVSNQLYAKYAIGRDAASMKAVVGEEALSSEDKLSLEFLEKFEKTYISQGAYEKRSIFDGLDQAWELLRIYPKELLNRIPKKVLDQYYQRQSKKGSKDTRDNGGENGEASKPQNGEEENLIDA; encoded by the exons ATGGCCAAAGAGCAGGATGTCGACCCGCGCATGATGTCGGTGACGCCGCGCATACGATACAATACCATTGGAGGAGTCAATGGCCCGCTCGTCATTTTGGAGAAC GTCAAATTCCCCCAGTTCAACGAGATTGTGGCTATCACATTGCCTGATGGCACCGAGCGATCTGGACAGGTCCTCGAAGCGAGAG GCAACCGTGCTGTTGTGCAGGTCTTCGAGGGAACCACGGGTATCGATGTCAAGAAG ACCAAAGTCGAATTCACCGGACACAGCTTGAAGCTTGGTGTGTCAGAAGACATGTTGGGGCGAGTCTTTGATGGTTCCGGACGAGCCATTGACAAGGGGCCCAAGGTCCTGGCTGAGGACTACCTGGACATCAACGGCTCTCCCATCAACCCGTACTCTCGTGTGTACCCCGAAGAGATGATCTCCACTGGTATCTCAGCCATCGACACCATGAACTCTATCGCTCGTGGACAAAAGATTCCCATCTTCTCAGCCGCTGGTCTGCCTCACAACGAAATCGCTGCCCAGATTTGCAGACAAGCTGGTCTCGTCCAGCCCACAAAGGGTGTCCATGACGGCCATTCTGACAACTTCTCCATCGTTTTCGGTGCCATGGGTGTCAACTTGGAAACCAGCCGATTCTTCACCAAGGACTTCGAGGAGAACGGCAGTATGGAGCGTGTTACGCTCTTCCTCAATTTGGCCAACGACCCCACCATCGAGCGTATCATTACACCTCGTCTTGccctcaccaccgccgaaTACTACGCCTACCAGCTGGAGAAGCACGTTTTGGTCATTCTCACCGATCTGACTTCATACTGTGATGCTCTGCGTGAGGTCTCGGCTGCAAGAGAGGAAGTGCCTGGTCGCCGTGGTTACCCGGGTTACATGTACACTGATTTGTCGACCATCTACGAGCGTGCCGGTCGTGTGCAAGGACGTAATGGATCTATTACTCAGATCCCTATTTTGACCATGCCTAACAACG ACATCACACATCCAATTCCCGACTTGACTGGATACATTACCGAGGGACAGATCTTCGTCGATCGCGAGCTACACAACAAGGGTATCTATCCACCGATCAACGTCTTGCCATCTCTCTCGCGTCTCATGAAGTCTGCCATCGGCGAGGGCCACACTCGCAAGGATCACTCCGATGTCTCCAACCAGCTCTACGCCAAGTACGCTATCGGTCGTGATGCCGCCAGTATGAAGGCTGTCGTGGGTGAGGAGGCACTGAGCAGTGAAGACAAGCTCTCCCTCGAATTCTTGGAGAAGTTCGAAAAGACGTACATCAGCCAAGGCGCATACGAGAAGCGTTCCATCTTCGACGGGTTGGACCAGGCATGGGAGTTGCTTCGCATCTACCCCAAGGAGCTCCTCAACCGTATCCCGAAGAAGGTCTTGGATCAGTACTACCAGAGGCAGTCCAAGAAGGGCAGCAAGGATACGCGGGACAATGGAGGGGAGAACGGAGAGGCGTCCAAGCCGCAGaatggtgaggaggagaatttGATCGACGCATAG